In the Phoenix dactylifera cultivar Barhee BC4 unplaced genomic scaffold, palm_55x_up_171113_PBpolish2nd_filt_p 001959F, whole genome shotgun sequence genome, one interval contains:
- the LOC103700449 gene encoding uncharacterized protein LOC103700449: protein MEALLGSLDVWELIVDGYVKPESAEAEAALERAEKKLLQDLRKRDKKALYTIYQGLDDSMFEIVSEAKTSKDAWELLKKAYSGIEKVKKVRLQVLRTQFETLHKEGTESISDYFTKVLSIVRQLRRNGEKIEDVRVMEKILRSLDARFDLVATVIEESKDLEEMSLEQLMGSLQVHEQRLAKREEGNSVEHALQMKLTLGDKKSESSRGGFQRGRGKGSRGRGRGGRWQQSNETKEGNDEGNSFRSRGRGRSRGRGRGSGRGRGGQSKMEAAIPARGTLIRVPQITLCGEKEFFIELEEKQYGNITFGDLSQRPVIGKGKILLELKNGEQRFDPLTFEEAVKN from the exons ATGGAGGCCCTGTTGGGTTCTCTTGACGTATGGGAGCTGATCGTGGATGGATATGTGAAGCCAGAATCAGCCGAGGCAGAAGCGGCATTGGAGAGGGCAGAAAAGAAGTTATTACAAGATTTGAGAAAAAGAGACAAGAAAGCTCTTTATACAATTTATCAAGGGCTTGATGATTCAATGTTTGAAATTGTCTCTGAAGCAAAAACATCAAAGGATGCTTGGGAACTCCTCAAGAAAGCATACAGTGGAATAGAGAAGGTGAAGAAGGTTCGTCTACAAGTTCTAAGAACTCAGTTCGAGACTCTACACAAAGAAGGTACTGAATCAATTTCAGATTATTTTACTAAAGTTTTGTCTATTGTGAGGCAATTAAGAAGAAATGgagaaaagatagaagatgTTCGAGTGATGGAGAAAATCTTGCGATCCCTAGATGCAAGGTTTGATCTTGTGGCTACAGTAATTGAAGAATCAAAAGATTTGGAGGAGATGAGTCTAGAACAATTGATGGGCTCTCTTCAAGTTCATGAGCAAAGACTtgcaaaaagagaagaaggaaattcTGTGGAGCATGCGTTGCAAATGAAGCTCACACTTGGAGACAAGAAATCCGAATCAAGTAGAGGAGGATTTCAACGAGGACGAGGCAAAGGTTCTCGTGGCAGAGGAAGAGGCGGTAGATGGCAGCAATCAAATGAAACGAAAGAAGGCAATGATGAAGGCAATTCATTTAGAAGTCGTGGACGTGGTCGTAGTCGTGGTCGCGGTCGAGGCTCAGGCCGTGGACGTGGTGGACAGTCCAAAATGGAG GCTGCAATTCCAGCACGTGGTACCTTGATACGAGTGCCTCAAATCACATTGTGTGGAGAAAAGGAGTTTTtcattgagcttgaagaaaaaCAGTATGGCAACATTACTTTTGGTGATTTATCTCAAAGACCAGTAATAGGCAAAGGTAAAATTTTGCTAGAATTGAAGAATGGTGAGCAAAG GTTTGATCCATTAACATTTGAAGAAGCTGTCAAGAATTAA
- the LOC120109258 gene encoding ethylene-responsive transcription factor ERF020-like gives MSRSQEGIVSAGEKKYKGVRRRKWGKYVSEIRVPGSHERLWLGSYTTPEAAAVARDTAVYFLRGPDWSHDLNFPHRVAMYAWAGLSPRSIQRVASDSGMAVDAQLMVRGPEAPPQPPTQRAEVGVMESINWRQGGEHGLYEVSEFGGDICIDDTDIYM, from the coding sequence GGCATCGTTAGCGCCGGTGAGAAGAAGTACAAGGGCGTGCGTCGTCGGAAATGGGGGAAATATGTATCTGAGATCCGGGTCCCAGGAAGCCATGAACGGCTGTGGCTCGGCTCCTACACCACCCCGGAGGCTGCCGCAGTGGCCCGCGACACGGCTGTGTACTTCCTCAGAGGGCCCGACTGGTCGCACGATCTCAATTTCCCCCACCGCGTCGCGATGTATGCGTGGGCGGGCTTGTCGCCGAGGTCGATACAGAGGGTGGCATCCGACTCCGGGATGGCGGTCGATGCGCAGTTGATGGTCCGAGGGCCCGAGGCGCCGCCTCAGCCGCCAACACAGAGAGCTGAGGTTGGTGTAATGGAGAGTATTAACTGGAGACAAGGTGGAGAGCATGGTTTGTACGAAGTGAGTGAATTCGGAGGAGATATATGCATTGACGACACGGATATCTATATGTAG